One Paraburkholderia caffeinilytica DNA segment encodes these proteins:
- a CDS encoding sulfonate ABC transporter substrate-binding protein, giving the protein MPRHTRISLHVAATLLTALATLSATAQSTSNGNEPANVLRIGYQKSGLLAILKAQGSLDEKLKPLGYSIKWFEFPAGPQLLEALNANSVDFGYTGAPPPVFAQAGGVRFVYVGAEPSGRHAEAILVRNDSTLHDVAELKGKRVALQKGSSANYLLLEALKKAGLRYEDIHPVYLAPADARAAFEGGTVDAWVIWDPYYASAQQTLKARTLVDYSELNSPHNFYEATRDFAQQHPDVVGAILGQLRTTGLWVNDHPVETAALIAPKVGLDQKLVETWVRRYPYGTTAVTDEIVRSQQVVADAFYGAHLIPQKITVKDNVWQNREVAASLAQK; this is encoded by the coding sequence ATGCCCCGCCATACCCGCATTTCGCTTCACGTCGCCGCCACGTTGCTGACGGCGCTCGCCACTTTGAGCGCGACGGCGCAAAGCACCAGTAACGGCAACGAACCGGCCAACGTGCTGCGCATCGGCTATCAGAAATCAGGCTTGCTCGCCATCCTCAAAGCGCAAGGCTCGCTCGACGAAAAACTCAAGCCGCTCGGCTACAGCATCAAATGGTTCGAGTTTCCGGCCGGACCGCAATTGCTCGAAGCGCTGAACGCGAACAGCGTCGATTTCGGCTACACCGGTGCGCCGCCACCCGTGTTCGCGCAGGCCGGTGGCGTGCGCTTCGTGTACGTGGGGGCGGAACCGTCCGGACGTCATGCCGAAGCGATTCTGGTCCGAAACGATTCGACGCTGCACGACGTGGCGGAATTGAAGGGCAAACGCGTCGCGCTTCAGAAGGGCTCGAGCGCGAACTATCTGCTGCTCGAAGCGCTGAAAAAAGCCGGCCTGCGTTACGAGGACATCCACCCGGTGTATCTGGCGCCCGCCGATGCACGCGCCGCCTTCGAAGGCGGCACCGTCGATGCATGGGTGATCTGGGACCCGTACTACGCGTCGGCGCAGCAGACACTAAAAGCGCGCACCCTCGTGGACTATTCGGAGCTCAACAGCCCTCACAACTTCTATGAAGCGACCCGCGACTTCGCGCAGCAGCATCCGGATGTGGTCGGCGCGATTCTCGGACAATTGCGCACCACCGGGCTGTGGGTCAACGATCATCCGGTGGAAACTGCCGCACTGATCGCGCCGAAGGTCGGTCTGGATCAGAAGCTGGTCGAGACCTGGGTGCGCCGCTATCCGTACGGCACCACCGCCGTGACCGACGAGATCGTCCGCTCGCAGCAGGTGGTCGCCGATGCGTTTTACGGCGCGCATCTGATTCCACAAAAAATCACGGTGAAGGACAACGTCTGGCAAAACCGCGAGGTGGCCGCCAGTCTGGCGCAAAAATAA
- a CDS encoding mechanosensitive ion channel family protein has protein sequence MQNLLAEIHPDRWTFLWDALTTISMRLCAAAVLLMVGWWVARRVARSLNRLLASQSRMDATLRPVICDTCLWSIRVVSIIGALSQLGIQTASIVAVLGAAGLAIGLALQGTMQNIAAGIMLLLLRPFKVGDSIDAGTGNVSGTVEEISLFTTRLTKADGICEYVPNSALWSNSIRNYNRNPTRRLDLEVEISVRDDVEQALAALRNLAAADPRALQKPAPQVMVARFDDSTVVLNIRVWANIDAFWDMRWDLARQVRQTLTDAQCGLPVRTRELHIVQSNDAGESAATRVTAAPKASVR, from the coding sequence ATGCAGAATCTACTCGCTGAGATCCACCCCGACCGGTGGACCTTCCTTTGGGACGCACTCACCACGATCTCGATGCGCCTGTGCGCGGCCGCGGTGCTATTGATGGTGGGCTGGTGGGTCGCCCGCCGCGTCGCACGCTCGCTCAACCGGCTGCTCGCGAGCCAGTCGCGCATGGACGCCACGCTGCGTCCGGTCATCTGCGACACCTGCCTGTGGAGCATTCGCGTCGTCTCGATCATCGGTGCGCTGTCGCAACTGGGTATTCAGACGGCGAGCATCGTCGCCGTGCTCGGCGCCGCCGGCCTCGCTATCGGTCTCGCGCTGCAGGGCACGATGCAGAACATTGCGGCCGGCATCATGCTTTTGCTGTTGCGGCCGTTCAAGGTGGGCGATTCGATTGATGCCGGCACGGGCAATGTGTCGGGCACCGTCGAAGAAATCAGCCTGTTCACAACGCGTCTCACGAAGGCCGACGGCATTTGCGAATACGTGCCGAACAGCGCGCTGTGGAGCAATTCAATCCGCAATTACAACCGCAATCCGACCCGCCGCCTCGATCTCGAAGTGGAAATCTCGGTGCGCGACGACGTCGAGCAGGCGCTGGCCGCATTGCGCAATCTGGCCGCTGCCGACCCGCGCGCGCTGCAAAAGCCCGCGCCGCAGGTGATGGTGGCCCGTTTCGACGACAGCACCGTGGTCCTGAACATCCGCGTATGGGCCAACATCGACGCGTTCTGGGACATGCGCTGGGACCTCGCTCGCCAGGTCCGTCAAACGCTCACCGACGCGCAATGCGGCTTGCCGGTTCGCACACGTGAACTGCATATCGTGCAAAGCAACGACGCTGGCGAGTCCGCTGCGACCCGCGTGACGGCCGCGCCTAAGGCTTCGGTGCGATAG
- a CDS encoding flavin-containing monooxygenase yields the protein MNARTMPPDDAAPGASAPVDTDIAIIGSGFAGLGMAIRLRQAGLTDFMIAEKAESVGGTWRDNHYPGCACDVQSHVYSFSFAPNPRWTRMFARQPEIRAYLEECTQRFGIQRHLRFGHELASAIYDETRHRWQLTFANGRQWSARVLISGMGGLSRAALPNIPGIETFKGKAFHSQHWDHTYPLEGKRVAVIGTGASAIQFVPQIAPRVSHLNLFQRTPPWIMPKADRAVKPFEQWLFKHLPFTQKIMRSALYCMLESRAFGFAIHPSLMKTAQKVAERHLRRQVPDPQLRATLTPNYTMGCKRILISNDYFPALSRQNVSVTTTGIARVEEDAVITTDGARHPADCLIFGTGFQVADPFPAGVVRGRGGVDIVDTWRDGAHAYLGTTLPGYPNFFMIVGPNTGLGHNSMVFMIESQVEYVLRALKTMNAERADAIEVRPQVERAYNEQIQLKLGRAIWSTGGCKSWYLDPKTGKNTTLWPGFAYKFRQATRTFSMDDYLAYSPVRQPLSGHDGSPPQPVHAHGNAATASAEAT from the coding sequence ATGAACGCACGCACGATGCCTCCCGACGACGCGGCGCCTGGCGCGTCCGCGCCCGTCGATACCGATATCGCCATCATCGGCTCCGGCTTTGCGGGCCTCGGCATGGCGATCCGCCTGCGGCAAGCCGGCCTGACCGATTTCATGATTGCCGAAAAGGCCGAGTCGGTCGGCGGCACCTGGCGCGACAACCACTACCCCGGTTGCGCCTGCGACGTGCAATCCCACGTCTATTCGTTTTCCTTCGCCCCGAATCCGCGCTGGACCCGCATGTTCGCGCGCCAGCCGGAAATTCGTGCGTATCTGGAAGAATGCACGCAGCGCTTCGGCATCCAGCGTCATCTGCGCTTCGGCCATGAACTGGCCTCCGCGATCTACGACGAAACCCGCCACCGCTGGCAACTGACATTCGCGAACGGCCGGCAATGGTCGGCGCGCGTGTTGATCTCGGGCATGGGCGGACTGTCGCGTGCGGCCCTGCCGAACATTCCCGGCATCGAGACATTCAAGGGCAAAGCGTTCCACTCGCAGCATTGGGACCACACGTATCCGCTCGAAGGCAAACGCGTCGCGGTGATCGGCACCGGTGCAAGCGCGATCCAGTTCGTGCCGCAGATCGCGCCGCGCGTCTCGCATCTGAACCTGTTCCAGCGCACGCCGCCGTGGATCATGCCGAAGGCCGACCGTGCGGTGAAGCCATTCGAACAATGGTTGTTCAAGCATCTGCCGTTCACGCAGAAAATCATGCGTTCGGCGCTCTACTGCATGCTCGAATCGCGCGCCTTCGGCTTCGCGATTCATCCTTCGCTCATGAAGACCGCGCAGAAAGTCGCGGAGCGGCATCTGCGCCGCCAGGTGCCCGATCCGCAATTGCGCGCCACGCTCACGCCGAACTACACGATGGGCTGCAAGCGCATCCTGATCTCGAACGACTACTTCCCGGCGCTGTCACGCCAGAACGTGTCGGTGACGACCACCGGCATTGCCCGCGTCGAGGAAGATGCGGTGATCACGACCGACGGTGCCCGCCATCCGGCCGACTGCCTGATCTTCGGCACCGGCTTTCAGGTGGCCGATCCGTTTCCGGCCGGCGTGGTGCGCGGCCGTGGCGGCGTCGACATCGTCGATACGTGGCGCGATGGCGCGCATGCGTATCTCGGTACGACACTGCCTGGTTATCCGAACTTCTTCATGATCGTCGGCCCGAACACAGGCCTCGGTCACAACTCGATGGTGTTCATGATCGAGTCGCAGGTCGAGTACGTTCTGCGCGCGCTGAAGACGATGAACGCGGAACGCGCCGATGCGATCGAAGTGCGTCCGCAGGTCGAGCGCGCCTACAACGAGCAGATCCAGCTGAAACTCGGCCGCGCGATCTGGTCGACGGGTGGCTGCAAGAGCTGGTATCTCGATCCGAAAACCGGCAAGAACACCACGCTATGGCCGGGGTTTGCCTACAAGTTCCGCCAGGCGACCCGCACTTTCAGCATGGACGACTACCTCGCGTATTCGCCCGTGCGGCAACCGCTGAGCGGACACGATGGTTCACCGCCGCAGCCCGTGCATGCGCATGGGAACGCGGCCACGGCGTCCGCGGAAGCAACCTGA
- a CDS encoding SDR family NAD(P)-dependent oxidoreductase, with product MKNFTDRVAAITGAGSGMGRSLALRLAREGCHLALADRNATSLAETAQLAQAAAPHIVGSPLCITTRVLDVSDRAAMFDWAAETAAQHQRVNLVFNNAGVALSSTIEGMEYADLEWIVGINFWGVVHGTKAFLPYIKASGAGHIVNTSSVFGLFSQPGMSGYNATKFAVRGFTEALRQELDLMKCGVSATCVHPGGIRTSIAQSSRISSNMVGFMLENEQQGKDDFEKFFITTADEAARVILDGVRRNKRRVLIGRDARAADWLARTLPAAYQALVVMQTRRMKRIAEKRARRAAQVDGRRA from the coding sequence ATGAAGAATTTCACCGACAGAGTGGCCGCGATCACCGGCGCGGGCTCCGGCATGGGCCGCTCGCTCGCGCTCCGTCTGGCGCGCGAAGGCTGCCACCTTGCGCTCGCCGACCGCAATGCGACGAGTCTCGCCGAAACCGCGCAACTCGCACAGGCCGCCGCGCCGCATATCGTCGGCTCGCCGCTCTGCATCACCACACGCGTGCTCGACGTGTCCGACCGCGCCGCGATGTTCGACTGGGCCGCCGAAACAGCCGCGCAGCATCAGCGCGTGAACCTCGTGTTCAACAACGCGGGCGTGGCATTGTCGAGCACCATCGAAGGCATGGAGTATGCCGACCTGGAGTGGATCGTCGGCATCAATTTCTGGGGCGTGGTGCACGGCACGAAGGCGTTTCTGCCGTATATCAAGGCCTCCGGCGCGGGACATATCGTCAATACGTCGAGCGTGTTCGGCCTGTTCTCGCAGCCCGGCATGAGCGGCTACAACGCGACCAAGTTCGCCGTGCGCGGCTTTACCGAAGCGTTGCGCCAGGAACTCGACCTGATGAAGTGCGGCGTGTCGGCGACTTGCGTGCATCCGGGCGGCATTCGCACCAGCATCGCGCAGTCGAGCCGGATCTCGTCGAACATGGTCGGTTTCATGCTGGAAAACGAACAGCAGGGCAAGGACGACTTCGAGAAGTTTTTCATCACCACCGCCGACGAAGCCGCACGCGTGATTCTCGACGGCGTGCGCAGGAACAAGCGGCGCGTGCTGATCGGCCGCGATGCGCGCGCCGCCGACTGGTTGGCGCGCACGTTACCGGCGGCCTATCAGGCGCTGGTCGTGATGCAGACGCGCCGCATGAAACGCATTGCGGAAAAACGCGCGCGCCGCGCCGCGCAAGTCGACGGCCGGCGTGCGTGA
- a CDS encoding metal-dependent hydrolase: MMPVRRDLRFNLPQERACDWHVQGSHVTHFFNALSLLFPAGERFFMDSVRNYRDQIDDPVLKKQVLGFIGQEAMHTREHIEYNDLLQEAGLPAHKLDRRLWAILNFGRKVLPHSYQLAVTVCLEHYTAMLAGLLLEDASRIGGSVEGYAQMWTWHALEETEHKSVSYDVWNAVLKPGLGRYLLRTGTMLATTLTFWLIVFDYHVRLLIADRKRGGHIRGMWRVVKYLYGPRHGVFPRIAGEWLSFFRPGFHPWDHDNRAQLSRIDGLIAAVDATNAATPSARKAARRSAQAAA; the protein is encoded by the coding sequence ATGATGCCGGTTCGCCGCGACCTCCGCTTCAACTTACCGCAGGAACGCGCGTGCGATTGGCACGTGCAGGGCTCGCATGTGACACACTTCTTCAACGCGCTTTCGCTGCTATTCCCGGCCGGCGAGCGTTTCTTCATGGACAGCGTGCGCAACTACCGCGACCAGATCGACGATCCCGTGCTTAAGAAGCAGGTGCTCGGGTTCATCGGCCAGGAAGCGATGCATACGCGCGAGCACATCGAATACAACGATCTGTTGCAGGAAGCCGGTTTGCCCGCGCACAAGCTCGACAGACGCCTGTGGGCGATTCTCAACTTCGGCCGCAAGGTCCTGCCGCATTCGTATCAACTCGCGGTCACGGTCTGCCTCGAGCATTACACGGCGATGCTGGCCGGCTTGCTGCTGGAAGACGCATCGCGGATCGGCGGTTCGGTCGAAGGCTATGCGCAGATGTGGACGTGGCACGCGCTCGAAGAAACCGAACACAAGTCGGTTTCGTACGACGTGTGGAATGCCGTGCTGAAGCCGGGACTCGGACGCTACCTGTTGCGTACCGGCACGATGCTCGCCACCACGCTGACGTTCTGGTTGATCGTGTTCGATTACCACGTGCGTCTGCTCATCGCCGACCGTAAACGCGGCGGCCATATCCGTGGCATGTGGCGCGTCGTGAAGTATCTGTACGGCCCGCGTCATGGCGTGTTTCCGCGTATTGCCGGCGAATGGCTGAGCTTTTTCCGGCCGGGCTTCCATCCGTGGGATCACGACAATCGCGCGCAGCTGTCGCGCATCGACGGCCTCATCGCCGCTGTCGACGCCACCAACGCGGCCACGCCGAGCGCGCGCAAAGCCGCGCGACGCAGCGCGCAGGCGGCCGCGTGA
- a CDS encoding putative glycolipid-binding domain-containing protein — protein MRELRWASEEGDGFEHLAFDARADGFAVESVLVGQRYGKAYGLHYKVRCDAQWRTTYAWLKIVGGAELELHGDGAGHWHDGNGLVLNAIEGCIDIDIAATPYTNTLPIRRLQLAEGERQPISVAYISTPDLQVTRAEQAYSCIELNRVYRYEGIFRNFTADLTVDEDGLVIDYPTLFTRLPRGR, from the coding sequence ATGCGTGAACTACGGTGGGCATCGGAAGAGGGCGACGGCTTCGAACATCTGGCGTTCGACGCACGCGCGGACGGCTTTGCGGTGGAAAGCGTCCTGGTCGGGCAACGCTATGGCAAAGCGTATGGCCTGCACTATAAGGTGCGCTGCGATGCGCAATGGCGCACCACGTATGCATGGCTGAAAATCGTCGGCGGCGCTGAGCTGGAATTGCATGGCGACGGCGCCGGCCATTGGCACGATGGCAATGGCCTCGTACTGAACGCGATAGAAGGGTGCATCGATATCGATATCGCTGCCACGCCCTACACGAATACGTTGCCGATCCGCCGTTTGCAACTGGCCGAAGGCGAGCGCCAACCGATTTCCGTGGCCTATATTTCGACGCCGGATTTACAGGTCACGCGTGCCGAGCAGGCATATTCGTGCATCGAGTTGAATCGCGTGTATCGCTACGAGGGCATCTTCCGCAATTTCACCGCGGACCTGACGGTGGATGAAGACGGCCTCGTGATCGACTACCCGACGCTATTCACACGCTTGCCGCGCGGGCGTTGA
- a CDS encoding urea transporter, translated as MPAAATEAQSAALRTLLRSLGQIVLQPNAFTGACLLGAWLLSDPRLACAALTGATAANVSAVLAGYRENDTRAGLHGFNGALAGLAAFSFIADNATAAAVAILAGTGTAWLLEPWSRRLRSRGLGYFSSPCLIVTWLWLPLVARVVQPASLATESTFSAVQLSHGLFAGLAQTGFASGALPGFLILIGIAAASRRHALWVLAGAGLASAAHLLLGASASSFDAGLLGFNGALTAIALADCGMAITLGGIVISVVLQMAATYYALPAMTAPFVLASWCMQWLTGRFLRGTGMPEAAERVEAGGRVTSPASVGRAS; from the coding sequence ATGCCTGCCGCCGCAACCGAAGCACAATCCGCCGCCTTGCGCACCTTGTTGCGCAGTCTCGGCCAGATCGTGTTGCAGCCGAACGCCTTCACCGGTGCGTGCCTGCTCGGCGCGTGGCTCTTATCCGATCCGCGCCTCGCATGCGCGGCGCTGACGGGCGCGACCGCGGCCAACGTGAGCGCGGTGCTGGCCGGCTATCGCGAGAACGACACGCGCGCCGGCCTGCACGGCTTCAATGGCGCGCTGGCCGGTCTCGCCGCATTCAGCTTCATCGCCGACAACGCGACGGCCGCAGCCGTGGCGATTCTGGCCGGGACCGGCACGGCATGGCTGCTGGAACCGTGGTCGCGCAGGCTGCGCTCGCGCGGTCTCGGCTATTTCTCAAGTCCCTGTCTGATCGTCACGTGGCTTTGGCTACCGCTGGTGGCACGCGTCGTTCAGCCAGCAAGCCTCGCCACTGAGTCCACGTTCAGCGCGGTGCAATTGAGCCACGGCTTATTCGCCGGGCTCGCGCAAACCGGCTTTGCGTCCGGCGCCTTGCCTGGCTTCCTCATCTTGATCGGAATCGCGGCTGCGTCACGACGGCACGCCCTGTGGGTGTTGGCCGGCGCGGGCCTTGCGAGCGCCGCGCATCTGCTGCTAGGCGCAAGCGCAAGCTCGTTCGACGCAGGCCTGTTAGGATTCAACGGCGCGCTGACCGCGATCGCGCTGGCCGATTGCGGCATGGCGATAACGCTTGGCGGTATTGTGATTTCTGTCGTGCTGCAAATGGCGGCCACTTACTATGCGTTGCCGGCCATGACCGCGCCGTTCGTACTCGCGTCGTGGTGCATGCAGTGGCTCACTGGCCGTTTTTTGCGCGGTACGGGAATGCCCGAAGCGGCGGAGCGCGTCGAAGCCGGAGGGCGCGTCACTTCGCCGGCTTCGGTCGGCCGCGCCAGTTAG
- a CDS encoding class II aldolase/adducin family protein, whose translation MSFTHTPTGRVIETGPRSEAEQQTRVDLAAAYRLAALNGWDDLVYTHISASVPGEPGHFLINPFGLAFDEVCASNLVKIDIEGNVVGASEHPVNATGFALHAVVHAARADAFCVMHLHNTAGVAVSAQPAGLLPASQHALRFYGHLAYHDYEGLAFTPAEGERLVAHLADKPAMLLRNHGTLTAGRTVAEAYVLMATLIKACEIQLQAQACGSQLVVPDDAIAARTADQLYDGGAIEGALEWPALLRRLDRLDRTYRD comes from the coding sequence ATGTCGTTCACTCACACGCCTACCGGCCGTGTCATCGAGACGGGGCCAAGGTCCGAAGCGGAACAGCAGACCCGCGTTGATCTGGCCGCCGCCTATCGCCTCGCGGCGCTCAACGGCTGGGACGATCTCGTCTACACGCATATCTCGGCCAGCGTTCCCGGCGAACCCGGCCACTTCCTGATCAACCCGTTCGGACTCGCGTTCGACGAAGTGTGCGCGTCGAACCTGGTGAAGATCGATATCGAAGGCAACGTCGTCGGCGCGAGCGAGCATCCGGTCAACGCCACGGGCTTCGCGCTGCACGCCGTCGTGCACGCGGCACGCGCCGATGCTTTCTGTGTCATGCATTTGCACAATACGGCGGGCGTGGCCGTTTCAGCACAACCGGCCGGTTTGCTGCCGGCGTCGCAACATGCGCTGCGTTTTTACGGCCATCTCGCGTATCACGATTACGAAGGCCTCGCCTTTACGCCGGCCGAAGGCGAACGCCTCGTCGCGCATCTCGCCGACAAACCGGCCATGCTGTTGCGCAATCACGGCACGTTGACCGCCGGCCGCACCGTCGCCGAAGCCTATGTGCTCATGGCCACGCTGATCAAGGCCTGCGAAATCCAGCTGCAGGCGCAAGCATGCGGCAGCCAGCTCGTCGTGCCGGACGACGCCATCGCCGCACGCACAGCCGATCAACTGTACGACGGCGGTGCGATCGAAGGCGCGCTGGAATGGCCTGCCTTG